Genomic DNA from Triticum dicoccoides isolate Atlit2015 ecotype Zavitan chromosome 4B, WEW_v2.0, whole genome shotgun sequence:
TCTGATCTTACAAAAGTCAAGGTCATAACTGTATCAGTGGATCCAGGATGCAAATTTAACAGAATCCACCATGCTGATCTATTCACTTCTACATATAAGATTCGAGAGGTGCGAAATCTAGCACGCGTAGCAGCTGCGGAATAGaaatagaaataaaaataaaaatagagcaAAAGGATGGATTTGGTACCTCAATTGGCTTTGGGATCGGGCATGGCGAAGAGGCCACCGCCGgccccggcggcggcgcggggcggcgtgaAGCCGAGCAGCTTCTGGAGGTTGGTCCGTATGCTCATGGAGCAGAGGAAGTAGAGGAAGACCATGGCGCAGTCGGTGGGGTCGTTCCCGGGCAGGCCGCGGTGGCTCATGCGCTGCACGAGCGGGACGGGCGCGAAGGGCAGCTTGGCGACGGCGCGGCCCTCGAAGAGCGAGTTGAGGAGGCCGAAGACGACGAAGAgcacggcggcgacgacggcgccgGACTTGAGCTTGGCGAGGGAGAGCTCCCGCGAGGCGTCCTTGAGGCTGGACTCGACGCGGTCCATCTTCTTGGCCCGCGAGGAGGCCGGCTGGGAGGAGGGCGCGGCGCCGCCGGCGCCCGAGGAGACGGACTTCATGGAGTCGAGCTTGCGGGAGTGGCGCTCGATGGAGGCGCGGAGGGAGTTGTAGGTGGCGGTGCGGTAGATGAGCAGCCAGGAGATGGCCTCGCAGAGCACCGCCGTGGCGCCCGAGATGGCCACCACCGAGAGGCTGTCGCCGTAGCGGAGGGAGGAGAGCGCCGAGGCCATGGTTCTTCTGGTGGGCTCGTNNNNNNNNNNNNNNNNNNNNNNNNNNNNNNNNNNNNNNNNNNNNNNNNNNNNNNNNNNNNNNNNNNNNNNNNNNNNNNNNNNNNNNNNNNNNNNNNNNNNNNNNNNNNNNNNNNNNNNNNNNNNNNNNNNNNNNNNNNNNNNNNNNNNNNNNNNNNNNNNNNNNNNNNNNNNNNNNNNNNNNNNNNNNNNNNNNNNNNNNNNNNNNNNNNNNNNNNNNNNNNNNNNNNNNNNNNNNNNNNNNNNNNNNNNNNNNNNNNNNNNNNNNNNNNNNNNNNNNNNNNNNNNNNNNNNNNNNNNNNNNNNNNNNNNNNNNNNNNNNNNNNNNNNNNNNNNNNNNNNNNNNNNNNggcgggggtggggtggggggtgggAGAAGGACTGCGGGGAGAGAGATCTCGATTTGGCTGCGGGGAGGGAGGAAGCACCGCGTTCGGGGCAAGCCGCGATGTAGTTTGGGCAGTTGGTTGTTGTGCGCGTGCGGTTCCGCCGTGTGGGCTACGGACACTCGATGAGGGCGGCGGGGTTGCGGCGTGGGCAGCTGACATGCGGGCCATGTGGGGAGTTGGGAGGAGGTTTCTTTTGAGATGGTTTCCTTCGACCGCTAGAttattttttttagcatcagtacaaacacaagcgctcatatacacgcgcatacactcacccctatgaacgtacATACGCACACCCTACCTTtatgagcacctctgaaagactgagccgacatatcatcttgagatttacgaagccaccATAGGCGCctcgccggcatatcatcttgagatttacgaagccatcataggcacctcgtcgtcgacgaaaacgtctccttccactgaaaacgcatcgccgaaaatcctgaaataaattcaagaataatgcgagcaccaggatttgaaccctggtgggttggggataccattgTCCGCCTAACCATCTTAACCACAGTTGGTTCGCGTTTGATGCTAGAACTTTAAAAATATGGTTTTGTGTTCTTCTACTGGCCTACGTGTATGCTGGCGTATCCATGTGTACAGGCTCATCTGTTAGTGAGCGGTGGACTGTACACGACGTATTTTTTTACAAAAACACCCTCATGTTTTTATTCATGGAAAAAGTCAACTGCATCGATGCATTTTGCACAAAAACTTGTTATATATTTTTTagggtgtggctaggtctcagtcAAGTGATATAGTACTTTTTTGAGGGACAGTCAAGTGATATAGTACGTaaggagaaaaaagaaaaactgattTTTTTATTTACGAATCTTCATGCAAAATCAAAGAAAGATAATATCGACTGAGACATaactaagtctcagtcgactgagacattTTTTATTTACAAAAAAAACTACCACAATACTCCACATATGTGCGAAAATTAACAACATATACTCTACAATTCAGACTTAGCAAAACTGCATTTTTTATTTACAGAAAAAGCTACCATAGTACTCCACGTTAGTCccggccatgggaagcccggcccggcccggcctgacgctgcccccgggccgggggctcgggcctagttttttagcccgaaggccgggccgggcccgggcccgtcgtttttgcatttttctgaaggtcgggccgggccggcccgaagcccgacgggcttttacgtgtccgggccgggcttgggcccaaaAACACAGGCCTGATGGCCGGGTCGGGCCGGGCCTAGGCCTGGTTTTTTtttgtcgggcttggctaggcttggcccgaagcccggcccgaggtttggccaggtatacTCTAAGTATATGCGAAAATTAACAACATATACTCTACGATTCAATCCCTCAACCAACTATTTTAAATGTTTAAACATGGAACGGTCTAACCACTTACATGTGTGTAATAGATAACGACCAGATATGTTTTTTAGGGGTTAACCAGGCTTTTATTGATCAAATATCACATAGAGTGGGATACATATtggaccatggggttcaacaagccAGAGGTGTCGACCCTGGTCCAAAGAAGAGGAGGACTTGGCTAACCTATCTGCATTCTGCCTACAAACATGAAGTTGCAATTAAACATCTCGACAACTAACCAAGTAGTCAGCGCGGTCCTCGTCGTCGAGCGAggggaggagggacataaattccccacccaaaaaccaATTTACTATGTATCGAAGGTCCTTACACCTTGCACATCccggtacccgcactatcagaagatagcctacacagtcttcatggcatcccgcaaacttcaacactactttcaagagtgttcggtcacagtggcatccgaagtacccctgaATGACATCATTAATAACAGGGGCGCCACGggccgcatagccaaatgggccatcgagctgttaCCGTTCGAAATCACATACAAGCCACGCCGGGCTATTAAATCCCA
This window encodes:
- the LOC119294865 gene encoding calcium load-activated calcium channel-like; protein product: MASALSSLRYGDSLSVVAISGATAVLCEAISWLLIYRTATYNSLRASIERHSRKLDSMKSVSSGAGGAAPSSQPASSRAKKMDRVESSLKDASRELSLAKLKSGAVVAAVLFVVFGLLNSLFEGRAVAKLPFAPVPLVQRMSHRGLPGNDPTDCAMVFLYFLCSMSIRTNLQKLLGFTPPRAAAGAGGGLFAMPDPKAN